From a region of the Drosophila ananassae strain 14024-0371.13 chromosome XL, ASM1763931v2, whole genome shotgun sequence genome:
- the LOC6503793 gene encoding putative odorant receptor 92a: protein MLFRRKKEKREVRTFEDLTRFPMAFYKTIGEDLYSDRDPNLIRRYLLRLYLVLGFLNFNAYVVGEIAYFIVHITSTTTLLEATAVAPCIGFSFMADFKQFGLTVNRRRLVRLLDDLKAIFPTELEQQRAYHVSYYQKHMNSVMTLFTILCMSYTSSFSFYPAIKSTIKYYFMGSEIFERNYGFHIQFPYDAETDLTVYWFSYWGLAHCAYVAGVSYVCVDLLLITTITQLTMHFSYMADCLEAYDGAEHSDEENIKYLHDLVVYHARALDLSEEVNSIFSFLILWNFIAASLVICFAGFQITASNVEDIVLYFIFFSASLVQVFVVCYYGDEMISSSSRIGHAAFNQNWLPCSSKYKRILKYIIMRSQKPASIRPPTFPPISFNTFMKVISMSYQFFALLRTTYYG, encoded by the exons ATGTTGTTCCGCCGGAAGAAGGAGAAGCGCGAGGTGAGGACCTTCGAGGACCTGACCCGCTTCCCGATGGCCTTCTACAAGACCATCGGCGAGGACCTCTACTCGGACCGGGACCCGAACCTCATCCGGCGCTACCTGCTGCGGCTCTACCTGGTGCTGGGGTTCCTCAACTTCAACGCGTACGTGGTGGGCGAGATAGCCTACTTCATCGTGCACATCACCTCGACGACGACCCTGCTGGAGGCCACTGCGGTGGCGCCCTGCATCGGCTTCAGCTTCATGGCCGACTTCAAGCAGTTCGGGCTGACGGTGAACCGGCGGCGGCTCGTCCGGCTGCTGGACGACCTCAAGGCGATCTTCCCCACagagctggagcagcagcgCGCCTACCACGTCTCCTACTACCAGAAGCACATGAACAGCGTGATGACCCTCTTCACGATCCTCTGCATGTCGTACACCTCCTCGTTCAGCTTCTACCCGGCCATCAAGTCGACCATCAAGTACTACTTCATGGGCTCCGAGATCTTCGAGCGCAACTACGGCTTTCACATCCAGTTCCCGTACGACGCCGAGACGGACCTGACCGTCTACTGGTTCTCCTACTGGGGCCTCGCCCACTGCGCCTACGTGGCCGGGGTCTCCTACGTCTGCGTGGACCTCCTCCTGATCACCACCATCACCCAGCTGACGATGCACTTCAGCTACATGGCCGACTGCCTGGAGGCCTACGACGGGGCGGAGCACTCCGACGAGGAGAACATCAAGTACCTGCACGACCTGGTCGTCTACCACGCCCGGGCCTTGGA TCTCAGCGAGGAGGTGAACAGCATCTTCAGCTTCCTCATCCTGTGGAACTTCATCGCGGCCTCCCTGGTGATCTGCTTCGCGGGATTCCAGATCACGGCCTCCAATGTGGAGGACATCGTGCTCTACTTCATCTTCTTCTCGGCCTCGCTGGTGCAGGTCTTCGTGGTGTGCTACTACGGGGACGAGATGATCTCCTCG AGCTCCCGCATCGGACACGCCGCCTTCAACCAGAACTGGCTGCCCTGCAGCAGCAAGTACAAGCGCATCCTGAAGTACATCATCATGCGGAGCCAGAAGCCCGCCTCCATCCGGCCGCCCACCTTCCCGCCCATCTCCTTCAACACCTTCATGAAGGTCATCAGCATGTCGTACCAGTTCTTCGCCCTGCTCCGCACCACCTACTACGGCTAA